The DNA sequence GATTGCGTGACACGGGGGCTCAGCACGCCGTTAGGGTATTTTGCCTCGAATTCGTCAAATGCTGCTTTGCGACGCTGCTCGGCCTTTTCGAGGGCTGTAAAGATCTGGGTCGGTATTCTGCAAGGGTACGGCACCGCACTATCGACGTATGCGACCACAAGTACGGTGAACTCCCCAATCACGATCAACATGAGCCCGAACAGAGGCAGTCGTATCATGTCGTGCCTGACTCTCCAGAGGAGAACCCAATCAGCCCTGGAAAAGGTCTTGGGGACATAGTATGGTCTGAATATCGAGGGTCGGTCGTCGGCGGGGGTCCGTTGGAGCTTTTCGCGGAGGAGACGACGGCTCGCCCACACATTCTTGAGGCCGTCCTTGTAGAAGCGAAGATATCCCTTTCCCAGCTCAAAGTAGTATTTCGGCGCCGAATCGCAGTCCCTGCGTCGTGGGAGGGTGAGCGGCGGTGGTCGGGTCACATCGGGGGGGTTAACGAGGGGGTTCAAGCTCTTGGGGCCGTCATTGTGGATGGatcgctgctgctgccaggGCGCCGACGACGTTGCGAAAGGGGTCCAATGGCGCGGGCATTGGACCTGTTGGCGCTGGCTATAGGCGCAGAGCCGCCATGGCGTTCGGGAGCTCATGGCCGGGGGGCAGAGGTTGGGTTTCGGAGGTGAGGTCGGGGCTTTTGGGGTGAGGATGAGctttcaaggccaagagctCAAAATCTAAAAGGCGATGCGTCATTGGTCTGTTTCGTTGACGTCGGCAGATTCGGGGCCGGTGCCGATCTTCTGGTACCGTGACAAACGGTTGAGCATTGAAACTTTCTTTCATTCTTTCTATCAATACTTCATACTAGCAATTGAAAGAGTATTTGCTATGGCGGATGATAAATGGCCCAAGAAGAATGCTACACAGCTCATTTGCACATACATGCGCCCGTAAATGTTCGGTTCGAGCTCGTGCCCTTTGGCACATGCCAAAGGCAACGAGCATTACACTCATCACCCGGTTCAACGAGAGATAACGTCTGTAAGTTAATTGAGAAGTGTCATCTCCTATTTCTCACTCCCAAGTCAACTAATATCTCTTCCTTGTCATAGTCGCATCCTCTAAAGAGCGGTGGCGCCTTCACCTTGTACGTGAGGCGGACGCGGTGAGCAGCAATCCCACGACGAAAAAGGAAAACAAGAACCCTTCAATTAGAGATGCCTGAAAGGCGCAGGCTTAACAAAACCCAGTTTTCATTGGAGCTGAAATTCCGACATGGACATGGGTCGGCGATTTTTGCAAGGAGGTAGGGACGGAACCCCAACCTCTTGGAGCTGCAGGAACACCGAGCCAAGAATCAAGAGGAGGCCGTTGCTGTCCTACTTCGTGGTAGTGTGTTTCTCGGCTACTGTAGATCCTGGAGTGATAAGGATGATAGCAAACTTCGGACG is a window from the Fusarium keratoplasticum isolate Fu6.1 chromosome 5, whole genome shotgun sequence genome containing:
- a CDS encoding Letm1 RBD domain-containing protein, whose translation is MSSRTPWRLCAYSQRQQVQCPRHWTPFATSSAPWQQQRSIHNDGPKSLNPLVNPPDVTRPPPLTLPRRRDCDSAPKYYFELGKGYLRFYKDGLKNVWASRRLLREKLQRTPADDRPSIFRPYYVPKTFSRADWVLLWRVRHDMIRLPLFGLMLIVIGEFTVLVVAYVDSAVPYPCRIPTQIFTALEKAEQRRKAAFDEFEAKYPNGVLSPRVTQSVARAHVLKSLHLSGSIWDRLGFLPPGMWQAKGRYRMAYLEGDDKNIIEDGGPMGLQYDELRITCAERGIDTLGKSETELRGWLGDWLRLTASDDIIERRRRMAVLFLTRPENWPQHRDFGVPEWQL